The Halobacterium litoreum genome includes a region encoding these proteins:
- a CDS encoding rubrerythrin-like domain-containing protein encodes MRDVDPTPSEESPYECFDCGNVVVTEDNPGECPDCAGAMRNRRTPIE; translated from the coding sequence ATGAGAGACGTAGACCCAACGCCGAGCGAGGAGTCGCCCTACGAGTGTTTCGACTGCGGGAACGTCGTCGTCACCGAGGACAATCCGGGGGAGTGTCCGGACTGCGCCGGCGCGATGCGCAACCGACGGACGCCCATCGAGTGA